The sequence below is a genomic window from Lepus europaeus isolate LE1 chromosome 20, mLepTim1.pri, whole genome shotgun sequence.
AAAGGAACAGCAAGGACACAGGTGGGcggagccccaggctgggcccagccagTGGAAAACCTGTCATTCGCCTTTCcaaataaaagaatctttaaaacacaaacaaaaccaaaactccCCAGCAGGGGCTGACTTGGGGGTCAGAGCCTGGGGACCCCCACGCCTGCCTCCCACTCTGGCTGAGCCAGGGGCCTCACCAGGCTGCCgctgccccagccacccacggCCCCACACTGTCCGATGTCGGGCTCTCTCCCAAGGACCTCCCTGTGCGGCCTGCGGGGAGGCAGCGCCCTCTGAGCCCCGGATTCTCACAGCAAAGGGGGTCGGGCGCAAAGATCACCCAGCTCAGCCTTCTCCTCCTCCATTTACTCGTCAGCCGGCTGCCTGCTGAACTCCTACTCACGCATCAAAGCCTTGGCTAAGATGCCCCTTCtcccaggaagccttctctgtgtcccatctggggctcccagccCCGGGTCCCTCCTCCTGGTCTGACTCCTGGGGCTCCATCCCGCCGTGGGCTCCCAcacccctccctgggctcccacacacctccctggccctgcccacggCTGCACACAGACGGGACCCAGCAGCGGCtcgtgctgggccctgggcagtgggTCTCAGGACAGCCAGCCAAGGCCGGTGTCCGGCCTGCCAGACTCAGTCTCCCCAAGTTCCGTGGTCAGGCCCGGCCGCTCCCTGGATCCCATGGCccgtgtgtgtccatgtgtggcTCAGCAGCTTGGCCCCCGGGCCTCCGCAGGTGGGTTGGGGTCCTCCTAAGACACAGAGCCCTGtgagtccccacccccatcccagcagAAGGGGCAGGGTCCTGGCAGCAGCTGGCTCCGGCCCCGCCCcatctgcaggtgcagggggcgtgGCTCCCGCGCTCACCTCCGAATACAGCGGAGGCGGGCGGTATCGGAACTCCCGGATGTAGGCGAGGAAGGGGCCCTCCAGGCTCGGGTCTGGGCCCGTCGGCGGCGGGAGGGGGCTCGGCTGGTCGGCGACGACCTCGGAGTAATCTGGGGGTGCTGCCGGGAGAGGTAGGCACGGCGAGTGAGGCgcgggggggggcagtggagccCCTCTCTGCCCTCGGCACGGCCCTGGGGCCCACCTTCGGGTGGTTCGGGCAgggcccccggcccccactcGGGCAGgaagctgccctggctgcccgcGCCGGACGAGCGAGGGTGCAGGGGGGACCGTGCCGATGACCAGGGGCAGCTCCAGGAGCAGCTTGGGGGAGCCGGGGATGTCCACGCACACCTGCGGGGTCGATAGTTACAGGGTGGGGCCGGGGGCGCAGCCCAGCGGGTGGGCGGGGCAGTGGGCGGAGCTCAGGCCTGGAGCGGGGGCAGTGGGTGGAGCCCCGGGTCTGGGGTAGGGGTGGAacccaggcctggggacagggcggTCACTGGGGCCCAAGCCAGGGGCGCAGCAGTGGACAGAGCTCCGGGTCTGAGTTGTGGCAGTGGGGGCGGGCCTGTGGGCAGAGCCTATACCTGGGGCGGGGCAGTGGGTGGAGCCCCGGGCCTGGGGTAGTCAGAGCAGTGAGTGGAGACCTAAGTCTAAGTTGTGGCAGTGGGTGGAGCCCAggtctgggggcggggcagggcggagCCCAGTGGGTGGAGCCCGGGTATGGGGCGTGCCCGTGGACTGCACAGGGCGCCTACCTTCAGGGCGTAGTCCACCCGCAGCAGCTCGCAGCGCAGGATCGAGGGCCCCACTGGGGGGATGGGCAGCGGCCGCCCCTGCCACAGCGCCCGGCACCCCGGGCCCACAGGCTCGCCTGCCACGCTGGCCACCACCACGCGCTTCTGCTTCCGGGCACCGCGCACCGTGAACGTCTGGGTCTGCACCACGGCCGCGCGGGGCCGCACGGCGCACGTGGAGCCGTTGTCGACCTCGGCGAAGACCGGGATGACCTCTCCTGGGGGGGcagggcctcagtctccccagtctttccccagccccactgcaatcagggccccgcccccgcccagccaGACCCCGCCAGCGAacctggccccaccccctgcacccctggccacaccccctacacccaggccccgcccctggccagACTCCCCTCCGGTCCCCGCACCTGGTGTGTAGCCCTTGCGCTCGATCTTGGCCGAGAGGCAGACGAGGCCCCGGTTCCGGTACCAGGACCGCGCGAGTGTCTCCTGGGCTCCGGCTTGAGGCGCCTGGGCCGGCgtggggagagcgagagagagagagagagagagagagggagagacagagggggagagatagagagagagagaaggagagacacagagacagagggagggagacagagacagggagagagggaaagcatGAGCGAGCTGCCCTGGGTACAGGTGCAAAGCCACCGAACCCCCAAGAAGCCCCTaccgccccctccccacgcccccgGGGAACAGGTGCTCTGGGAGCCGTTACCATGGCAACTGCGGGCTCAGCGCGGTCAGTGCACCTGTCTGGAGTCACGCCGCCAATCGCCAATCGGTGCGGCCCTGGGCTGTCCCGGGTCAGCGCCCGCCCCCGGCACAGACCACCGGCCCCATctccacccccggccccgcccctccgccctcctgtccccgccccccagcccaccccagcctcacaccacCAGGCCCCTGGttccggccccgcccgccccgcccgcctcTCACCAGCAGACCCGGCGAGTTGATGTCCACGGGCTCCAGGACGGTGAACGCCCTCCTGGCGCGGCGCGCGGGCGCCCAGGGCCGGCGCAGCGTGGCCTCCACGCGGTAGCGGATGCTCCCGTGTTTCCCCTCGAACGAAGTCACCAGGGTCCTGTGGGGGCGGAGGGGCGGGACTTCAGGGCGAGACAGACACAGGGCAGGGCTTTTCCAAGAGTGAGGGTGCCCAGGCCCGACCCCCGTCCACGCCGGGACCTACAGGGGCAGCCGGAAGCTGAACGGGAATTCGTGGCGTCCGGCAGGCAGGGTCGTGGTCTCCCCGGGATCTGCAGGGGGCAGCgagcgcgggggcgggggcgggtcaGCGGCCAGGCGGGGGGGAGCCCTGAGGGCGCGGCGCGCATCCCCGCGAGCTGGGCGGGGCGGAGGCGCGCTCCCGCAGCCGTACCTGGCGCCAGCAGCGAGGAGCGGTGGCTCAAGACCTCCACGTGCTCACTGTAGCTCTGCGTGTACGCGGTGCCGGAGCCCGCGCTGCGCGACTCGGTCCAGTGCACGCGCGCGCGGCCCCGTGCGCGCAGCCGCAGGGCGCCCACGCGCGCCGGCCCGGCCAGCTCCAGCAGCACGCGGCCCGCCACGGCCTGGCCGCCGCGGAACGCGGGCTCGGCGCCCGGCGCGGCGCCATCCAACTGCACCGAGAACGCCCGCACCTTGGCCAGCAGCATCGCGGCCCTGGGCCTCGAACCTGAGCCGCGGAAGCGGGCGCAGACAGCCACCAGGCCCGGCAGCTCCTGAGCCCCACTTTTATAGCacaggccgggctgggggctgggggtggagctggagCCACGCCCCTCCGGTACAATCGGCCAATGGCAGTCGAGGGGCGTGGCCCCCAGCTCGCACGAAAAGGACCACGCCCCCTCCGGGACACTGCCAATGACATCCGAGGGGCGTGGCTCCCCAGGCCCGGGATAGAAGGACCACACCCCCGTCGCGGACTTCGGGGCCCAGGCCTAACGTCGCCTTGCTTATCAGCGGCACGGGGCCATGCAGACGGGACGGGACTCGGGGCACAGCCACACCCCCGGGAGCCTGcctcagtccccccccccccccgtaaacTCTCACAGGCTGTGCGGGACGCGGGCGCCCTCTGGTGGCCGCCGGCTGCGTTGCTGCTCCACCACGCCTCCCTACCTGGGCCCCCGGCTGAGCAACACAGAGGCCGACCCCCCGCCCGTGGCCCCGGGACCCCCAAAGGGGGGCGGACATGAACAGACAAAGCCACGCTCAGCCCGCAACGAGGGGTGGAGCAAACCCAGGCGGGCGACCTGGAGGAGGGGCCCGGGGAGCGAGACCCTTCCCTGGGGTGTGCGCACGCATGCTGGGGGGGCCGCTGATGGGCCCATTCCACAGCTGAGCCCCTGGAGCCCTCGCCCAGCCGACACCGCGGCTCCTCCAGCTCCACCCAGGGTGAGTGTCGCGGGTCATGGCGCCCCTGACTCGTTCCGGCCCCAGCACAGCGCCCGCTGGCTCTGCGGTTTCCGCCAGGGATGGGGGGGGTCCCAGGGTGCGGGGCGGGGGGCCATGGGCGGTCGGGGTGACCGGGGCGACGCCCCCGGGGTCCCCTTGCTCTGAGACGGGGGTCGCCGCACTTTCTGAGTCAGGGGGAGGCCTGCGTGGCGGAGTGGGTATCTCCGGTCGGTCCCAGGGTCGCGTGGTCGGTGGAGATGGCGTGGACGCCCACGCTGCGCACCTCCAGCCAGCGCGCCCGGCCCACCGCACCGCCTCCCGGGTGCCCTCCAGCGTTTCCCTACGCGCCTCCGCCatcggactgggccaggccgccTCCCCAGGGCgcagagcagggggctgggtgggggcgcAGCTGCGGGGCGCCTGGGGCGACCCTGTCCTCCGCCGAGCCCACCTccagcccgggggcggggccagggctcctccggccccgccccttccagCTCCTCCAAACTTcagccccgcccacacccccATCTCCCAAGCCACGCCCCCCCGGCCAGATCCACAACGCCCAGGCCCAGGAGGGGCTCCGCCagcacccacacctgcccccgCCCGGCTCCAGCACCCCGAGCCTGGGCCGGGCGCTCCCCGCGGGCCCCAGCTTCCCGGAGATGGGGAATCctgcgcccccgcccctcccggcaatcccagccccgccccctcccgggtTCCGATGACGTCAGGCGCCCCCCGCGCGGCCCCGCGGCCCCTGACGGCCAGGCCAGGACAGAGACCTGGGGGTCCCGGCTTTATTCAAACTCACGAGGACCCCGCTCCCTCCCATT
It includes:
- the ARRDC2 gene encoding LOW QUALITY PROTEIN: arrestin domain-containing protein 2 (The sequence of the model RefSeq protein was modified relative to this genomic sequence to represent the inferred CDS: deleted 1 base in 1 codon); this translates as MLLAKVRAFSVQLDGAAPGAEPAFRGGQAVAGRVLLELAGPARVGALRLRARGRARVHWTESRSAGSGTAYTQSYSEHVEVLSHRSSLLAPDPGETTTLPAGRHEFPFSFRLPLTLVTSFEGKHGSIRYRVEATLRRPWAPARRARRAFTVLEPVDINSPGLLAPQAGAQETLARSWYRNRGLVCLSAKIERKGYTPGEVIPVFAEVDNGSTCAVRPRAAVVQTQTFTVRGARKQKRVVVASVAGEPVGPGCRALWQGRPLPIPPVGPSILRCELLRVDYALKVCVDIPGSPKLLLELPLVIGTVPLHPRSSGAGSQGSFLPEWGPGALPEPPEAPPDYSEVVADQPSPLPPPTGPDPSLEGPFLAYIREFRYRPPPLYSEEDPNPPAEARGPSC